tgggggggAGCCAGGTGAGGAATGTTGATCATTATTTCAATTTCCAGTCTTTTCTGATTCTTAGACTTAACTTTCCTCTACTCTAccctccatcccagaggtggTCTGTAAtgactttgggatccttcagaatGAAAGGTCCTCTGTGAATGTAAAGTTAGTTTTTGGAAAAAGTGAAAGCTCCCATAAAATGTTCAGGGGGAGcctgggaagggggcgggggtaGGCCTAGCCTAGCCAAGCCAAGAATGGGTGACCAAACTTTGTTTTCAATAGGAGAGGAGGCTGGTGTCTTGGTATAAAAAGGTTTGAGAAATGTGCCAATAATATGCAGTTAATGCTGTAGAAGAGAAATTAGAAATTACTTACAAAAGGAAGCATCCAGCCATATTCATGATTATTTATTCCTATTATATATGGGACAGCACTGAAGTCTTTGCCAGCCATTAGCTCTTCAGGGTTCTTCTGAATAAACACACCATCTATAACTGCTGGGATAATTGAGACTTGCTGGAGGAGAAGAAAAGAACGCATTTtcagagccctgtgcagatacaaaatttgtatctgatcTGCGACCTGCAAAAATGGTCCATGGATATCTGTGGATGTGCAGGGCTCTACACATTTTCAATTGTTATGCGGACTTACTGGATTTCCTGCAGATAATACTGCAAAGTCTCAACTGAGATTAGACCAGAAAATCACACAAATATTAGTAAcagtgtgatggggtggactaggtcCTGGGGCCCGCTGCTGGAGGCCTTATGGCCCAGCCACACCTcgccccagaaaagggcagtggagagggtCCTCCgagctgcctagagtggctgtgtgtGAAGCAACCAAGCAGAGCCCAGCGGCTAGTATAAGAAGAACTGCAGGGCTAGACTAAGAGCAGTTCGTTGCCTGAGCTGGAGGAGAGTGGATTGTATTctgagctggctgctgggactccacCAGGACAAGGCcagaggtaagggtgaagaatgtgCTGGAACCAcaggaaagtagcccagggaattttTGCTCCTCCAACCATTTTACTGACAGAAAGGGATCAGAACAGGGATGAGGATCTCACCTGTTCTGAACATGGTTTGTTTTTGTCATCTATGCTGTATCCCACACTTAACAACTcttgcaaaattaaaataatttaaagaacaCATTACATTTTCAGTGATGTCAAATCAAAGACTTGTTCATTCTCTGACACAAGTGACTGACATTGTACCCCACCAAAAATATGTCTAGATTATCAAAATACCTTAGAATTTGTTCATGACAGGCAGAAATTCTTTTCATAAATTTACGGAACACGTGGTCCCTATTTTTGACTTCACTCTTTTCATACTTCTCATTGTCACCTTCACCTAAAAAACTAGATGAATAAGGGGGAAATGTTGCCAGTAAGCTGCACAGTACAGTATAcatattcaaaaataaatatggTTACTCTGAGGGAAAAAACAACACACTTTTGAAGTTTCTTGTTATATTACCCATAATGAAATGACACCTGTTTCTTAAATTAGAGGCAACCCTTTAATAAAGTGTAATTGATCAGTTTGGTCCTGATTCATAGATATTCACTGGATAACAATCATTAAAGCTATTTCTAACTAACCTGTAATATAATGCATGAAATCAAATCAACCACATATTTGTTTACATCTAGTGTCACTCCCTTCTGCGATCTCTCAAAGCCCTTCCAGTTTTTAATTTTggtgttgtttttatttattccCAATACATTATAAGTCCTCTAACATACCCTTTCAAGAAGCTCCTTTCAACTCAACAGGAAAATTACTTCAGAGAAGCatgtatgtacacctctaccccaatataacgcggtcctcgggagccaaaaaaatcttattgcattataggtgaaaccgtgttatatcgaacttgctttgatctgctggagtgcacagccccccccccccgactccccccccagagcactgctttaccgcgttatatcatatcggggtagaggtgtatatcctGCAAGTGGTATCATCTTTCATACTTAAGTACCAGATTGAGCCCACACTTTTCTGTTGTGGGAGCCTACTTTACATTGTAACAGAGTGGCAATTGTTTCCAGTACAAGTGGTCAGCTACACAAGTGTTCCAGCAGCATACAATAACTCTAATGTCCAAAATCTATTTTTCCGACTACCACCTTCATAAAGGCTCTATGGGTCCATCTTTCATAGTTATTCAATTCCCATACTCAAATCCACAGGAAAAGGAAGTTTCAATACTAATCTAGGGAACTACGAGTATACGGGACATAATCCATACATCAAATATAATTAACTGATAATATATAATTAAGATAGCATAAAATTGACTGATGCTCTAATGTTTTAGACTCTGAATAGTGATTTAACTAATTTGGAAAAGGTCAGCAGACAGGAGTTTATCAAATGGTCTTCATTTAACAGCACAGACTATAAGCCTATTCTCGCCTTTCTGACATCAACAATTCCAAATCAACGCCCTCTCTATTCCTTTAAAAGTTTGTGTGCATAATCTGTATCAAGGTAGTCAGTGTAGTCTTCCTCATCCACAACATTGATATAGTAGGACTGGAATCTGGGACAAGAGGTAGGCATTGCTATCCCATCTCCACATGGAACTGGCCTATGTAAGGAATCAGAGATTTCTGTAGTTTCTGACAGGCTAAGTCCTTGAAACTGGGATGCACACTCTGTGGCTCTGGACAAGGAGGAACTGCTCACTGTCTTTAAGCCTAGTAGGTGACTGGTGGTTTGCACAGGATATTCTGTTTCATCACAAATTCCCCAGTCATCTGCTCCATCACACCAATCCTTTCTTACAAAATTATTCTCTTGTTTCTGAGAATAAAAAGAACCATTTTCAAGGGCTGCGTCCCTAAGACATTTCAGACATACTTCTATTGACACACATGAAGGAACTAAGTTTCTCAGTTTAATGcttaatttaatttttccccAATGTTAGATACTGATACTAAGACTGCCCAAAATAAAGAGAAACGTGCCAAACAAGTGTATAACATCCAAAGATTTATCTATGGAATAGAACACATTATAACTTcagtttttaaaagttgaatCCTTGTGGGAGGTTGAACAAAGGTAGGACTTACTACAAAATTATGGGTCACCATTTCTGTCAAAAAACAAATCTGATTCGTTTATTGCCAAGTCAAATTAATCAATAACTGTACAAACAGACTTCAAGTCTACCAGCATGCAaaccatacatttttattttcactcacccacaatcaaaaaaaaaaaaaaaaaaaaagctgtaataGGAAAAATATCCCAGCTGTGAAGAAACTATATATTTTGTTTGAGGTTCCTAAATATTACACACTATATATCACACTTAAAAAGAAATCATACTTGCAAGATATACCTGCTTTAATTTGCAATCTTGTGTTTCTTTTCCTTGCATCTGCAAATACTGGGAGCGTAACACTTTCCAACTTTAAAGTGAAATATAAGAAAGTGACACATAAGAAAAACAAGTAATTAATGTGATAAAGGCAAATTAAGATAACAGGATTCattttttgtattacagtagcacccaccTAGAAGGCTCAGAAGAGAAATGCAAACCATATACATACCTTTCTGATTTTCCCCAGCAGCCTTTCATGGCACAAGCAAATACATTAATGACACGGTGGAATAGTGAGCCTTCAAGGGGGCAATATAGCTGCACTATGTGCATCAGTGTGGTACCGCAGATCCCACAAGAAGGATAAATCATGGTTACCGAAGGGACACAATTCTAGGAGACAGAAAACAGTGACCTTAATGAAGGATGATTTCAAGAAGCACTGCACAGTGGTATTTAATGCACTGAGACCTGCTAAGGCAGGATATGAGAGGGGGATATCAAATTATGGTATGGGgaaagtgaatatggaagtgttatttatccattcccataacacatgaaccaaaggtgacccaatgaaattaataggcagcaggtttaacacaaacataGTTTCACACAGGTTTCACAcagcacatagtcaacctgtggaactgatTGTGaggggaagttgtgaaggccaaaagaataattggttttaaaaaaacaattagatacgttcatgtagaacaggtccatcaatgactatttgcCAACATGGTCGgggcacaaccccatgctctgggtatccctaactttcctgctgccagaagctgggactagacaacagaggatggattgCTCAGTAACAGCGCTACTATGTTCATTTCCCTCAGAAGCGTCTGGCACCGGCCACCGCGGGAAGCTAAGTTAGGCGGCCACAGGTCACAGCCATATGGCCTGACTTAACATGGCGATGCAAAAATCCTTCAAATCCCAGCCCGCCTGCCAGGTGCCAGGCGCATCTAGGAGAACGGAGCACGCGCAATCGCTGGAGATAGCGGAGGTCTCCAGCAGCCTTTTGACACCCCCGGCTAAGCTCGTTACACTAACTTGAGGCGCAGCTCCTGCGGCGAGCTCGGGCGGGCAGAGCCCGGTGCGTGCCCAGGGCTCGCTGGGCctctccccaggcagaggtaAGTGCAGGATCCGGGGTAAAACGCCAGCCGCGTTGGCGCCAAGCCGCCGCCCTGCAGGGGACCCCGCACGCTGGATTTTACCAGCAGTTCGCTTTGCTATTGCGCTACAAAGCAGCACAAACCTCGCACCGCCCTCAGGGCGCCCGCAACGACCCGGGCTGGCAGCGCCAGTGAGCGGCCCGCGAACCCGCCCTCCCCCGTCGGGCACCCGCAGCCACCCCCGTGCGGGGCCCCCTTACCGGGGAGCCGCCCAGCGTGCTGGTGGCCCAGGGCGGCGGCTGCAGGCTGTCCCGGGCGGGGTCCGGGATGGCGGCGTCGCGGAGACCCAGCAGCACGCGGGGCTCCGGAGCGCAGCGAGCAGAGGCGGCCATACCGGACCCTGGGCCCGCCCACGTGACTACTGCGGCCGAGAGGGGACAAATGCAGGCAAGGGAGTCAGAGCGCCTGgctggggagtgtggggcgggcgaAGAGCGCGTGCCGCACGCGGCTGGGGCAGGAATCCCGGGGGGGCGGATGGGGGCGGGCGCTGTGCGCCTATTGAATTCACAGGCGGGCCGCGCCCCACCCCGCGGGCTGGTCGCCCAGCGCTGCCTGGGCCGGGCTGCCGAAGGAGCGGCCCCCTGCTGGCCAAGCCCGGAACGCTGCTGCCCGGCGCTTCGCCTCCGCCCACCGTCTGCAGGCGCGGGGGGGCTGAGCGCGGTCACCGCGCCGGGACCCACCTCCGCTCTGCCCTTGCACTAACATTTGCTCCAGCATTTTCAGATCCAAGTGAGACTTTAGTCAAAGCCCCTCAGAGCAGAGTGGGGCAATTCTTATACCATTGGGGGAAAGGCCTCAGTGCAAAAAGTTGTGGCTGTGTCAGTCCCAGcctattggggggggggtgagacaaTGGGGTTGTCGTTCTCAGCTTTGtgattgcagaaaaccgaacaccaGTTGCCTTGCCCTGCACATTCTCTGAGGCCCCTCACCCtttctcactccatcccccaccctcgTCTACAGGctcggctggggcaggagattggggtatgggagggagtgtgggctctggggtggggggttgaaatgcaggagagggctctgggctagagccaaggggtttggagtatgggagggggctcagggctgggtcaccAAACGGGTGCAAACTCgaggagggagtgtgggaggggctcatggttggggcagagagttggcGTGTGGGAgagggtttagggtgcaggcgGTGATTACCTCTGTGCTTtccccagcccctggctctgcccctgcagttcctggccaatgggagctgcagagccagcactcagggTGGTGCTTGCACtgtgggaaggggcagcatgcaaAGCCACCATGGCCACCCCTGTGCTTAGGAGCTGGCGCGACATGCCCGCCACTTTGAGGAGCCCTTTCAACTGGGTGtgctggtcaaaaaccagatgcctgacAACCCCATGAGGGAttagttggtccagtaaaagatattacctcactcaccttgtctctcagtgcaaaaaaaaaaaaaagactacatCAACAAAGAGCCTCAAAGAAATCTGATATGACTAATGCAACTAAATTTTACATTCGTGTAGGCGCTTAACAGTAAAAAGACCTCAAGATTATTTATCTCACACTTTAATGTGCTTTATTTTTCCCCCATATTATCTTTTTTCACATAATCTCAGAATTTCCCATCAGTCTAGGTTTCATTGAGGAGATAGAATAAGAAATTCAAAAACTGAGGGGTTAACAGTTGTGTATATAACATTTATAGGAAAAGGGGCTAAAGAATAAAAAAGTGATTATAGGtattaaatgtatttataaatgatctggaaaaagggggtaaacactgaggtggcTAATTTGCAGCTGATAACTATTTTGAGTTATTTTGTAAGTCCAAAGTACCctgggaagagttacaaagggatctcacaaaactgggtaatggggcaacaaaatggccgataagtgcaaagtaatgcacattggaaaacataatcccaattatacatacaaaatgatggggtctaaattagctgttacccatcaagaaagagattttggagtcattgtggatagttctctgaaaatttctgcttaatgtgcagcagcagtcaagaaagCTGACAGTATTAGAatccattaggaaagggagaagtaataagacagaagatatcataATGGCACTATATAAAGTGATGGcatacccacaccttgaatatcgCAGActgttctggtcaccctatctcaaaaaagatagattagaattggaaaaggtacagagacagGCAAAATTGATtatggggtatggaacagctgccatataatGTGAGATTAAACACTGTTAATCTTGTGACTGTTCATCtcggaaaagagaagactaagggaggatatgatagaggtctgtaaaatcatgaatggtgtggagaaagtgaacagggaactgctatttaccccttcacataacataagaaccaggggtcacctaatgaaattaatagcaggtTGAAAACATACGGGAAGTACTTTTTCatacaacacatagtcaacctgtggaactcattgccaggggatgttgtaaaggccaaaactgtaacttggttcaaaaaaagaattaggtgagttcatggagaataggtccatgaatggctattagcagggatgcaaccccatgctctgggtgtcctaagccactgagtgccagaagctggaatgggATTACAGACTAGATCAttcagtaattgccctgttccgttaattccctctgaagcatctggcattgaccactgttgaaaGGATACTGGGGTAGACAGACAATGGGGCTATCTGATGGTCTTAGGTGTCTGGATTTGAGGCATGATCCTGTAAGGCGGTGAGCACCTGCAGATATTTTCATTATAAGGACCtggagagcactcagcaccttaaATTGAACTTgcattaaaatcaatagcaaaactcataACTTCTGTGGAAGCAGGTGTGAGGCCTATGAGTGACTAATGTTTcttgagagagaaaattaagGGGGAATAAAGGACAACACTGCTGCTCACCATCTGCAATGTGTTACATGTACCATATATTATCATGATACTGTATTGGAACTTATTTGTTGTAGAATTTTTTGACAGTCACATACAAACTCTACCACAGTGTTGTACTACAACTCTAGTCAGTGTTATTTTGTGAGCAAACATCACTGACTCTGTTTAAGACTGAGTGGTCAGCCTGTTTTCTGCCTGGTCTGCAACAGGGAAGCTGAGTTCCTCCTGGGACTCAGTTTTGCTCAGGTTCTTCTCTAATGCCTCATACATAAAACTAAACTACATTAttatcatagcattccctctcagatctgaaccttagagttcagaaaatgagatactagcacctgaatcctctaagcttaattaccagcttagatctgatagcactaccaccacccaaaaatatagtgttttggggcactctgacctccccaaccttccctggggaccccaagaacccagatcccttgggttcttaaaacaaggagaaataaaccattcccccacctttccccctctcagaatttctccccctgggctatcctgagagatgatgatccaacctcttaaatcaccacagagaagcatctcccttcccttccacgaagaggcaaacagattcaaggaaaacagaaagaGATTCTATCTTTCCCCcgcctcccgtctcccccacccgtcctggtgagttatcccaatcccctggaataaaacaagggaaacaaaaaaaaaatcaatcaggttctctaaaaataaatcttttaataaaagaaaggaaaagatcaagtatctctgtaacttcaagatgtaaatattacagagtcctatagcttacagacaccagcaagagattttccccccagtaccaatacaaatcaaaatattcccagcaactacacatataaaagttaaccagccagatccacaactgcaaatagagtaaaacaatcaaaaaagccTAAACTACCTATTttaacttactatttgaaaagaaacttagagagcctgtactAATGTCTGGtttctctcagaccctccaagagaagaacacacacaaaagtttccctccacccaaatttaaaagtattttgtcttctgattggtcttctggtcaggtgtccagttccctgcttgtaaccctttacaggtagaagagacattaacccttaacaatctgtttatgacaattataaTGAATTACAAAATGAGTATTAAATGCCTCCCATTCAGATGAAGTAATCTTGTTTTTATTTCACTGTACTAAAAGCAACCCATATGCTTCTCAGACTTCATAACTCTTTGTACTTTCTCTTTCCTTCAGCCATCTTTTTAGGAAGGGTCTTTGTCCAGAACTCCACTCGGTTCTCTTTcaatttctttgctgctttctgcttTATGTCTATTATAAGGTATTGTTCATCCACATTATACACTGGCCACGTCATCAAACCTTCACCATTAGGATttctagaaaaaaaatacagtgaagAATCATCTTGCCACTTTTCTGTCATTGCGACCAAAACTGCACAACACAGTGTTTGTTCATTAATTGTCAAGAGTCAGAGTCCTTGGAGATGGGGAAGGACACAGCTGTGGTTAATTCAAGCTTTGCTCACAACCCCACAATCtctggatgtttctgctaaaatgatctgTTATTAGCAGTGAAACAGATAATGTTGacatttacattttcttcattagGCTTTAGCTCTAATGGTTCATTATATGAGTGTGATAGCTGAAATCCTTGAACCTAATTTTTCTGTTTATCTGCAGGTTCAGTGCGATGGTCCTGCAGTAAATCACATTTGGCATGTTTTCTTTGgaatttaaaactagtttgttttgaaatgaaatcttAAACTCTGCAGAAATATGGGGCCCACCAGAAGAGTGCTGGCATAGTGTTTTCAGTAGCAATGACAAAATCCGTCCCCTAATGAATGTATTATAAGTCTCACCCTTTTCGAGCAAAATTAGCCCAGTATTTCATAATTGTTTTGCTGAGTTTACCCTCTTCTTCTGTAGCATCACCTGCAGGCAAGATATGAAATGTAATGTCAGCACAAAGATTATACTAATATAGGTGCACTCAGAATTGATTCCAATTAAAAAGTATCTATAGTTCACTACtataagacaggaaacaaagatcaCATCTATATTTTTACAGCAGTGAGCCTGCAAACAGggctcaaataataataataatgtcacaGTTACTGGGCAAACTGCACCTCTGACCCTTTCCTGGTTCTCTGCCCAGGTCTCAGGCCTTTAACTGTCACCTGCTAAGGGGGAATCATGCAATTCTCAAACTCTGAGATCAGGTCCTCGGTAGCAGTCCTCTGGTACTAATTATGTTTGCTTCAGCAGGTCTAATCCAGGATCGGACTCTACAGTCCTGTTCCTGCAGGGGCAATTACAGTGGTAATCAATTACCAACCAggttccttaaaaaaaaacaactaagtaTCATTAGAACAAAAAGCATTTTGGagaaaacatactttaaaaacaataaaacagactATATGCATACCTAAGTTTACAAGGTACCAAACTGCTTTTCACACTAGGACCCTGGTAGGACTAGTTCCTTCAGCAGAGCCTGACTCTACTAAGCTTGTTTCCTTGTCAGAGCTCACTCCTGAATTTACAGCACAGTTTTTATCATCTCTTTTCAAAGGAATCAAGTCACCTTTGAACTGTTTATAGCCCTTTGATCTGGTAACCTTCACCTCTGGCAAAACCAGGTTTTCAATTTGTTTTGAGACTGAACAGAGTCCGAGAAGCTAACAACTTGCCCCGTTGTCTTTCAAGTATGTGCTTGGGTGTTCTTATTTGGGAAGCCATAGTGCTGCCTTCATGCACAGACTGACCCCTATAAATTTGAGCATTATAGGCTAATAGTAAACATTCCACAACCCCCCCTATAAATTTGATCAATGCAGCCATACAGAAAATTCCAATAACCCAATATACAATAATTTCACCTCACTGACCCAGACACATACAGTGTTCATACAACTGTTACATTTCAGTATTCACAACATTATTAGACATCAGTTCCACGTGTCACAATAATGATGCTTTAATAAGAATTCTTTAGCAAGCATGGAGACATCACCAGCTAAGAAGGGCTTTCCAAAAACATAGCCAATTTCATCGCCGTGATCCCCTTTTACAAAGTCTGTTCTAACACCTTCGTATGAACTTGATCGATGATGAAAATGATAAACGTAGACTGGGTTCCCAGAATCTAATAGAAAACAAAGTTAAGAAGAATTCCAGTAGTAAAAATATATTCCGCACAGAACAATACATTTTAATCAAGAGCGACTTTGATAAGATGCTGGCAAAATGATAGCCATTTTATTGATTATTTATTTGATTATTAATACTAACTGGTATTCAGATGCAAACATACATTACCAAAGATTAATGGAAAATAGTCATCTGCAGCACAGTGAGCCCCCAGAGAGTCATAGAGTTGGTGCCaatagaaaaagttcagaagttcatctgatACTAAACTATGCACTTGATTGTCCCTTAGACAGGACAATGTGAAGAGCAGTAACCCCCTATATTCACTTCCATGGGCTTTTACTCTGTCATACCTATTGCAGGAGGTATTGGCTTGCACCTTCCCTGCAAACAAGAATGGGGCTCAACCCCCGAAACCTGCTGCTCTTTAGCTTTCCTGTAAGCGACCATTTCTTCTACCGTGTGTTCAGCTCTCCTGGATTACATGGTTCTTTCAGGATCCATGAAAGACAGAGCCATGGTCATGCATTTTTCTAAATAAAGTTTCATGACAGCAGGAGATTCGGGCTGAAAAGCTGTTGAGATGATCCATTACAGACACAGGGATATAGACAGGAACCTACTTCCTGGTCAGGCTTTGAACAAGGATATTGGTAGGATGGAATTTAACCTATGTACTTCATTGGAAACTCACCTCTGTGATATCTAGCTGTTTGAATGCTTGGAACAACAAACATTGCATCTCCCATCAATTCAAAAAGCCTATCTCGTAGCTGGGTAGGCTCCTCTATATTGCTTAGATATTCATTAGTTAATAGATAAGTGAACTCAGCAGGAACATGCTAGAATAAACAATAAAGATATTTGTTATAATGATATTTATTGGAAACAACTGCAACATTTAGCAAGCTTCATTTTCCCTAGAACCCTTCagcagtcatagactcatagactttaaggtcacaatccaggccacagaatctcacccactcactcttgtaacaaacccctaacctatgtctgagttattgaagtcctcaaatcgtggcttaaagacctcaaggtgcagagaatcctccagcaagtgactcgtgccccacactgcagagaaaggcgaaaaacttccagggcctctgccaatctgctttggaggaaaattcctttcctaccccaaatatggcaatcagttaaaccttgaACATGTGgtcaagactcatcagccagcacccaggaaagaattctctgtagtaactcagatcccaccccatctaacatcccatcacagaccactggccatatttacctgctaataatcagagatcaattgccaaattaattgccagaattaggctatcccatcataccatccccttacCATATACATTTAGGAGAGTTGGCAACATGGTatctgccacacacacactggggactTCAGAAAACTAAAGACAGACCAAAAATTACTATGTTCTCTTTAAAACAATCTGATGATTTTGGGGCCGATtacatgatttttgaacttttgATGTTCATGATACTCAATAGGGACCTATTCTCCTCCACATGGGAATAACCTATACAGGTGAGCAGAAATTTCATGAGTTTCCACAGATTTCTCCCACTGGGGAAGGGACCCAAGGTTTACCCCCACTCCTTTCTGTCAGAGGCCAAGAGTTTGAAACTTCAAATCTCTGATGGATGTAGGTGGACCTCAGAGATAAACTGGAGATATACTCCCTCTTCAAGTCCctcacctctgtgctgctgcctggctctcccaactccctgcagccccatgACAATGCAATACCtgcaggagccatgctgccaAGGGCTTTCTGGCCTGCAGCTGCCCATCAAACCCCTGTTAAAGAATGGGACTCCACCTCATgcaagaggagggggaggaagaaaagCATAGGTTATAG
This Gopherus evgoodei ecotype Sinaloan lineage chromosome 12, rGopEvg1_v1.p, whole genome shotgun sequence DNA region includes the following protein-coding sequences:
- the LOC115660196 gene encoding programmed cell death protein 2-like; translation: MAASARCAPEPRVLLGLRDAAIPDPARDSLQPPPWATSTLGGSPNCVPSVTMIYPSCGICGTTLMHIVQLYCPLEGSLFHRVINVFACAMKGCWGKSESWKVLRSQYLQMQGKETQDCKLKQKQENNFVRKDWCDGADDWGICDETEYPVQTTSHLLGLKTVSSSSLSRATECASQFQGLSLSETTEISDSLHRPVPCGDGIAMPTSCPRFQSYYINVVDEEDYTDYLDTDYAHKLLKE